In Leifsonia sp. ZF2019, a genomic segment contains:
- a CDS encoding NADPH-dependent FMN reductase — protein MTKIAIIIGSTRPGRNGEAVARWVYEHAAKRPGVEYELVDLADWNLPHLDEAMPAAMGQYANDHTKAWAAKIAEFDGYLFVTPEYNHSTSGALKNAIDFVGAEWNNKAAGFVSYGVFGGARAVEHLRLVLSQLQVATVSAFVGLSLAHDFENWSLKPTAQQEAALTPLFEQLESWSTALETIRTGALATAAA, from the coding sequence ATGACGAAGATCGCGATCATCATCGGCAGCACCCGCCCGGGCCGCAACGGCGAGGCCGTCGCCCGCTGGGTCTACGAGCACGCTGCGAAGCGCCCGGGCGTCGAGTACGAGCTCGTCGACCTCGCCGACTGGAACCTGCCGCACCTCGACGAGGCCATGCCGGCCGCGATGGGGCAGTACGCGAACGACCACACCAAGGCCTGGGCGGCGAAGATCGCCGAGTTCGACGGCTACCTGTTCGTCACGCCCGAGTACAACCACAGCACGTCCGGTGCCCTCAAGAACGCCATCGACTTCGTCGGCGCCGAGTGGAACAACAAGGCCGCCGGCTTCGTCAGCTATGGCGTCTTCGGCGGCGCCCGTGCGGTCGAGCACCTGCGCCTCGTCCTCTCGCAGCTGCAGGTCGCGACGGTCAGCGCCTTCGTCGGCCTGAGCCTGGCCCACGACTTCGAGAACTGGTCGCTCAAGCCCACCGCTCAGCAGGAGGCCGCCCTCACCCCGCTCTTCGAGCAGCTCGAGTCCTGGTCCACCGCCCTCGAGACCATCCGCACGGGCGCGCTCGCCACGGCCGCGGCCTGA
- a CDS encoding NUDIX hydrolase family protein translates to MSVRTPDPDPTPDPLPGDGAQPGPAWLSDIELEQIRRRLPLLYVEAVPVRVDGLGQVTEVGILLRANAVGEITRTIVSGRVMYGETLREALFRHLEKDLGPMAFPLLPASAVPFQVAEYFPMPGVTAFTDDRQHAVSLAYVVPVTGTCEPRQDALELTWMTPEEAVSPTVAEELEGGRGALVKAAMASVGRVAP, encoded by the coding sequence ATGAGCGTGCGCACCCCGGATCCCGATCCCACCCCCGATCCGCTGCCCGGCGACGGCGCACAGCCCGGGCCGGCGTGGCTCAGCGACATCGAGCTGGAGCAGATCCGGCGCCGGCTGCCGCTGCTCTATGTCGAAGCCGTGCCGGTGCGCGTGGACGGTCTCGGCCAGGTGACGGAGGTCGGCATCCTGCTGCGGGCCAACGCGGTCGGCGAGATCACCCGCACCATCGTCTCCGGCCGCGTGATGTACGGCGAGACACTGCGGGAGGCGCTGTTCCGCCATCTCGAGAAGGATCTCGGCCCCATGGCCTTCCCCCTGCTTCCCGCCAGCGCCGTGCCCTTCCAGGTCGCCGAGTACTTCCCCATGCCCGGAGTCACCGCGTTCACCGACGATCGCCAGCACGCCGTCTCCCTCGCCTACGTCGTGCCCGTCACCGGCACCTGCGAGCCGCGCCAGGATGCGCTCGAGCTCACGTGGATGACGCCGGAGGAGGCGGTCTCCCCGACGGTCGCCGAAGAGCTGGAAGGCGGCAGGGGAGCGCTGGTCAAGGCGGCCATGGCCTCAGTGGGGCGGGTCGCTCCGTAA
- a CDS encoding DNA-formamidopyrimidine glycosylase family protein translates to MPEGDTVYQAARRLRESLAGRILTATDFRVPRFATVDFSGERVDDVLSRGKHLLMRAGGFTIHSHLKMEGSWEVYRSGERWRHPAFQARVVLRTAEAEAVGFLLGILEVVPRSQEQDVVGHLGPDLLGADWDADEAVRRVSAHPDIPIGVALLDQRNLAGLGNVYANELCFLRGMLPTRPVAEADVPAAVDLGHRLIVANRDRPLRVTTGDTRRGRNTWVYGRGGQPCRRCGTRIRRTELGRTELEERVTYYCPSCQT, encoded by the coding sequence GTGCCCGAGGGTGACACCGTCTACCAGGCCGCCCGCCGGCTTCGGGAGTCGCTGGCCGGGCGCATCCTGACCGCCACCGATTTCCGGGTGCCGCGCTTCGCCACCGTCGACTTCTCCGGAGAGCGCGTCGACGACGTGCTCAGCCGCGGAAAGCACCTGCTGATGCGAGCGGGCGGGTTCACCATCCACTCGCACCTCAAGATGGAAGGCTCGTGGGAGGTGTACCGGTCGGGCGAGCGCTGGCGGCATCCGGCCTTCCAGGCGCGGGTGGTGCTGCGGACCGCGGAGGCCGAGGCGGTCGGATTCCTGCTCGGCATCCTCGAGGTCGTGCCGCGGTCGCAGGAGCAGGACGTCGTCGGGCACCTCGGCCCCGATCTGCTCGGCGCGGACTGGGATGCGGACGAGGCCGTACGGCGGGTCTCCGCTCATCCTGACATTCCGATCGGCGTGGCACTGCTCGACCAGCGGAATCTCGCGGGGCTGGGCAATGTGTACGCTAACGAGTTGTGCTTCTTGCGCGGCATGCTGCCCACACGCCCGGTGGCGGAGGCCGACGTGCCCGCCGCCGTCGACCTGGGCCACCGGCTCATCGTCGCGAACCGCGACCGGCCGCTCCGGGTCACCACCGGCGACACGCGCCGCGGCCGGAACACGTGGGTGTACGGGCGGGGCGGCCAGCCGTGCCGGCGCTGCGGCACACGCATCCGCCGCACGGAGCTCGGACGCACCGAGCTCGAGGAGCGTGTCACCTACTACTGCCCCTCGTGCCAGACCTGA
- a CDS encoding alpha/beta fold hydrolase, whose product MKTSTASQVHFLQRPEGRISYTVEGSGPLVVAVPGMGDLRSSYRELVGPLVDAGLRVAVTDLRSHGDSDTGFRTFGDVATGEDLLALIDALGGPAVVLGNSMGAASAAWAAAERPDAIAGLVLYGPLLRDPATSPVASWFQHALFRLLFAGPWGAAFWAGYYTKPLNRGRTAPWLGEHVAAIRASLREPGRLRDFRRLTLQLTHSVVEPRLPEVHAPMLAFVGELDPDFPDASAEADWIESLGAEVVRVADAAHYPHAQRPDVTVPATLAFLSERRAEGWEAARA is encoded by the coding sequence ATGAAGACTTCCACCGCCTCGCAGGTCCATTTCCTGCAGCGCCCCGAGGGACGCATCAGCTACACCGTCGAGGGCTCCGGCCCGCTCGTGGTCGCCGTCCCCGGGATGGGCGACCTCCGCTCCAGCTACCGCGAGCTGGTCGGTCCGCTCGTTGACGCCGGTCTCCGCGTCGCGGTCACCGACCTCCGCTCGCATGGCGACTCCGATACCGGCTTCCGCACGTTCGGAGACGTCGCCACCGGCGAAGATCTGCTCGCCCTGATCGACGCGCTCGGCGGTCCCGCCGTCGTGTTGGGCAATTCGATGGGTGCGGCCTCCGCCGCGTGGGCCGCCGCCGAGCGCCCCGACGCGATCGCCGGCCTCGTGCTCTACGGTCCGCTTCTGCGCGACCCGGCGACGAGCCCGGTCGCCTCCTGGTTCCAGCACGCGCTGTTCCGGCTGCTGTTCGCGGGGCCGTGGGGCGCGGCGTTCTGGGCCGGCTACTACACGAAGCCGCTCAACAGGGGCCGCACGGCCCCGTGGCTCGGCGAGCATGTGGCGGCCATCCGGGCGAGCCTGCGGGAGCCCGGGCGCCTGCGCGATTTCCGCCGGCTGACCCTCCAGCTCACCCACTCGGTGGTGGAGCCCCGCCTGCCCGAGGTCCACGCTCCGATGCTCGCCTTCGTCGGCGAGCTCGACCCGGACTTCCCCGACGCCTCCGCCGAGGCCGACTGGATCGAGTCGCTGGGCGCGGAGGTCGTCCGGGTGGCGGACGCGGCCCACTATCCGCACGCTCAGCGGCCCGATGTCACCGTCCCGGCGACGCTCGCCTTCCTGAGCGAGCGCCGCGCGGAAGGCTGGGAGGCCGCGCGTGCCTAG
- a CDS encoding SDR family NAD(P)-dependent oxidoreductase, whose amino-acid sequence MSEFTWFITGSSRGFGRALAEAALRRGDRVAATARTPERLAGLVAAYGDDRVATLPLDVTDPVAARAALSAARDRFGRIDVLVNNAGYANVAPIETGSPEDFRAQFETNFWGVYSVTTAAIPLLREQGGGLVIQFSSIGGRVGGSAGIGSYQAAKFAVDGFSRVLAAETAPFGVRVLVVEPSGFATDWAGSSMTVGDIPAGYESTVGAMGLLRSGRVMAGDPERAAEILVRVAHAAEQPSHLPLGRTAATMAADYSRRQLAEAGAWREVSISADAAEAYPVPLPGESAAEAYPVPLPGESAAE is encoded by the coding sequence ATGTCTGAGTTCACCTGGTTCATCACCGGTTCGTCGCGCGGCTTCGGACGCGCCCTCGCGGAGGCGGCCCTCCGCCGCGGCGATCGTGTCGCCGCCACCGCGCGCACTCCCGAGCGGCTGGCCGGCCTCGTCGCCGCGTACGGCGACGACCGCGTCGCCACCCTGCCTCTCGATGTCACCGACCCCGTCGCCGCCCGGGCGGCGCTCTCGGCCGCGCGGGACCGCTTCGGCCGTATCGACGTGCTCGTCAACAACGCCGGCTACGCCAACGTCGCCCCCATCGAGACAGGCTCGCCGGAGGACTTCCGCGCCCAGTTCGAGACGAACTTCTGGGGCGTCTACAGCGTCACCACCGCCGCGATCCCCCTGTTGCGCGAGCAGGGCGGCGGACTCGTCATCCAGTTCTCATCCATCGGCGGACGCGTGGGAGGCTCGGCGGGGATCGGCTCCTATCAGGCGGCCAAGTTCGCGGTGGACGGCTTCAGTCGCGTGCTGGCGGCCGAGACGGCTCCGTTCGGTGTGCGCGTCCTGGTCGTCGAGCCGAGCGGATTCGCCACCGATTGGGCGGGGTCGTCGATGACGGTCGGCGACATCCCTGCCGGGTACGAGTCCACCGTCGGCGCGATGGGCCTCCTCCGGTCCGGCCGTGTGATGGCCGGCGACCCGGAACGCGCCGCGGAGATCCTCGTCCGCGTCGCGCACGCCGCCGAACAGCCCTCGCATCTGCCGCTCGGGCGGACGGCCGCCACCATGGCGGCCGACTACTCCCGGCGGCAGCTCGCGGAGGCGGGTGCCTGGCGGGAGGTGAGCATCTCGGCGGACGCGGCCGAGGCATACCCGGTGCCGCTGCCGGGCGAGTCGGCGGCCGAGGCATACCCGGTGCCGCTGCCGGGCGAGTCGGCGGCCGAGTGA
- a CDS encoding ATP-dependent helicase — MGDVLERFSPATREWFRGAFAAPTAAQEGAWEAISHGRHALVIAPTGSGKTLASFLWAIDRLASEERPPDAPKGTRVLYISPLKALGVDVERNLRAPLVGVTQTAKRLGAEPPHVTVGVRSGDTPSSDRRALVTNPPDILITTPESLFLMLTSQARETLASVETVIVDEVHAVASTKRGAHLALSLERLDALLPKPAQRIGLSATVRPPEEVARFLGGRGPVEVVAPPSGKRFDLRVVVPVEDMSELGTSTFASDNDDDSPPQAGSIWPHVEEAIVDRVVEHRSSIVFTNSRRLAERLTARLNEIYEERLLGGALDAAGQRQPPAELMGGSGQTRGSQAVADDADALVLARAHHGSVSKEQRALIEDDLKTGRLRCVVATSSLELGIDMGAVDLVVQVEAPPSVASGLQRVGRAGHQVGEVSRGVVFPKHRADLIHSAVATERMTAGLIETLRVPANPLDILAQQTVAACALEPLDADDWFDTVRRSAPFATLPRSAYDATLDLLAGRYPSDEFAELRPRVVWDRDSGEITGRPGAQRLAVTSGGTIPDRGLFGVYMVGEKASRVGELDEEMVYESRVGDVFALGSTSWRIQEITHDRVLVTPAFGEPGRLPFWKGDGLGRPVELGRAVGAFQRELSTASPADAELRCVEAGLDAWATSNLLSFLDEQKTATGHIPTDRTLVVERFRDELGDWRVILHSPYGMQVHSPWALAVQARVRERYGIDAGAMAADDGIIVRIPDTESQPPGGELFVFEPQELDELVTAEVGGSALFASRFRECAARALLLPKYNPGKRSPLWQQRQKASQLLDVARKYPSFPIILETIRECLQDVYDLPALDEVAKQIEQRSIRIVEASTESASPFARSLLFGYVAAFMYEGDSPLAERRAAALSLDAGLLAELLGRAELRELLDPAVIERVELQLQRLDPERRVRGVEGVADLLRLLGPLSTEEVAQRMRAEDGATASDEEPLPDALPHASLTEATAHLAALVETKRALAVTIAGVERFSAIEDASRLRDALGVPLPIGVPVAFIEPVDDPLGDLVSRFARTHGPFETADVATRFGLGTAIVHDALRRLAHDGRVVEGEFRPHAHGSEWSDAEVLRRLRRMSLAALRHEVEPVDTATFARFLPDWQHVGSTLRGVDAVASVVEQLAGARIPASAWESLVLPSRVADYSPTMLDELTATGEVIWAGDGSLPGSDGWVSLHLADSAPLTLAPPGEHEPDELQRAALDALSRGGGFFFRQLSDALGAAAGEPVDDSALVTALWDLVWAGLVTNDTLAPLRTLTGSGSGAHKRPRQPARARMYRGRAAARSAMVTRMGPPTVAGRWSLLPERDLDSTVRAHGQAETLLDRYGVVTRGSVMNEGTPGGFALAYKVLSGFEETGRARRGYFVETLGAAQFATGATVDRMRGFTRDPLQERAYAAVALAATDPANPYGAALPWPAAPGETGTGHRPGRKAGALVVLVDGELALYVERGGKSLLSFVDPEAPASPLALASASRALAALVTGRRVDKLAVETVNGAFVLGTPTGDALAEAGFLPIPRGLRLRS; from the coding sequence ATGGGCGACGTGCTCGAGCGGTTCTCCCCCGCGACCCGTGAATGGTTCCGCGGGGCTTTCGCCGCGCCCACGGCCGCGCAGGAGGGCGCGTGGGAGGCCATCTCGCACGGCCGCCACGCGCTCGTCATCGCCCCCACTGGCTCCGGCAAGACGCTCGCCTCCTTCCTCTGGGCGATCGACCGGCTCGCGAGCGAGGAACGCCCTCCGGACGCTCCGAAGGGCACACGCGTCCTCTACATCTCGCCGCTCAAGGCGCTCGGGGTGGACGTGGAGCGCAATCTGCGTGCGCCGCTCGTCGGCGTGACGCAGACGGCCAAGAGGCTGGGGGCCGAACCTCCGCACGTGACCGTCGGCGTGCGCTCGGGCGACACCCCGTCGTCGGACCGCCGGGCGCTCGTCACGAACCCGCCGGACATCCTCATCACGACGCCCGAGTCGCTGTTCCTCATGCTCACCTCGCAGGCGCGCGAGACCCTCGCCTCGGTCGAGACGGTGATCGTCGACGAGGTGCACGCCGTCGCCTCGACCAAGCGCGGCGCGCACCTCGCGCTCTCCCTGGAGCGCCTCGACGCACTGCTGCCGAAGCCCGCCCAGCGCATCGGGCTCTCCGCGACCGTGCGCCCGCCGGAGGAGGTCGCACGCTTCCTCGGCGGGCGCGGGCCGGTCGAGGTTGTCGCGCCGCCGTCGGGCAAGCGCTTCGACCTGCGGGTCGTGGTGCCGGTCGAGGACATGAGCGAACTCGGCACCTCCACGTTCGCCAGCGACAACGACGACGACTCTCCCCCGCAGGCCGGCTCGATCTGGCCGCACGTCGAGGAGGCGATCGTCGACCGCGTCGTCGAGCACCGGTCCTCCATCGTCTTCACGAATTCGCGCAGGCTCGCCGAGCGCCTGACCGCGCGCCTCAACGAGATCTACGAGGAGCGCCTGCTGGGCGGCGCGCTCGACGCGGCGGGGCAGCGGCAGCCGCCCGCCGAGCTGATGGGCGGATCCGGTCAGACCCGTGGTTCGCAGGCCGTCGCCGACGACGCGGATGCCCTCGTGCTGGCCCGTGCGCACCACGGCTCCGTCAGCAAGGAGCAGCGCGCCCTCATCGAGGACGACCTGAAGACCGGCCGCCTGCGCTGCGTGGTGGCGACGTCGAGCCTGGAACTCGGCATCGACATGGGCGCCGTCGACCTCGTGGTGCAGGTGGAGGCGCCCCCGTCGGTCGCGAGCGGCCTGCAGCGGGTGGGGCGCGCCGGCCACCAGGTCGGCGAGGTCTCGCGCGGCGTGGTCTTCCCCAAACACCGCGCCGACCTCATCCACTCGGCCGTCGCGACCGAGCGGATGACGGCGGGGCTCATCGAGACCCTGCGCGTCCCCGCGAATCCGCTCGACATCCTCGCCCAGCAGACCGTGGCCGCGTGCGCGCTGGAGCCGCTCGACGCGGACGACTGGTTCGACACGGTGCGCCGCAGCGCCCCGTTCGCGACCCTCCCTCGCAGCGCGTACGACGCCACACTCGACCTCCTGGCCGGGCGCTACCCCTCCGACGAGTTCGCCGAGCTGCGCCCCCGGGTGGTGTGGGATCGCGACAGCGGCGAGATCACCGGCCGACCGGGGGCGCAGCGCCTCGCTGTCACGAGCGGCGGCACCATCCCCGACCGCGGCCTGTTCGGCGTCTACATGGTCGGCGAGAAGGCCAGCCGGGTCGGCGAGCTCGACGAGGAGATGGTCTACGAATCGCGTGTCGGAGACGTGTTCGCGCTCGGCTCGACGAGCTGGCGCATCCAGGAGATCACCCACGACCGCGTGCTGGTCACTCCGGCGTTCGGCGAGCCGGGTCGGCTGCCGTTCTGGAAGGGCGACGGCCTCGGCCGCCCGGTGGAGCTGGGCCGTGCGGTCGGCGCCTTTCAACGCGAGCTGAGCACGGCCTCCCCCGCCGATGCCGAGCTGCGCTGCGTCGAGGCAGGGCTCGACGCTTGGGCCACCAGCAACCTCCTGTCGTTCCTGGACGAGCAGAAGACGGCCACCGGGCACATTCCGACCGACCGCACGCTCGTGGTCGAACGCTTCCGCGACGAACTCGGCGACTGGCGCGTGATCCTGCATTCCCCGTACGGCATGCAAGTGCACTCGCCGTGGGCGCTGGCCGTGCAGGCGCGGGTGCGCGAACGCTACGGAATCGACGCGGGCGCCATGGCGGCGGACGACGGGATCATCGTGCGTATTCCCGACACGGAATCCCAGCCGCCCGGAGGCGAGCTCTTCGTCTTCGAACCGCAGGAGCTGGACGAGCTCGTGACCGCCGAGGTCGGCGGCTCCGCGCTGTTCGCCTCGCGCTTCCGCGAGTGTGCGGCGCGTGCCCTGCTGCTGCCGAAGTACAACCCGGGCAAGCGGTCGCCACTCTGGCAGCAGCGGCAGAAGGCGTCGCAGCTGCTCGATGTCGCGCGCAAGTACCCGAGCTTCCCGATCATCCTCGAGACCATCCGCGAGTGCCTGCAAGACGTGTACGACCTCCCGGCGCTCGACGAGGTCGCCAAGCAGATCGAGCAGCGCAGCATCCGCATCGTCGAGGCGAGCACGGAGAGCGCGTCGCCCTTCGCACGGTCGCTCCTGTTCGGCTACGTCGCGGCCTTCATGTACGAAGGCGACAGCCCTCTCGCCGAGCGCCGTGCGGCCGCGCTGTCGCTCGACGCGGGACTCCTCGCCGAGCTGCTCGGCCGCGCCGAGCTCCGCGAGCTGCTCGATCCGGCCGTGATCGAGCGGGTCGAGCTGCAGCTCCAGCGGCTCGACCCCGAGCGGCGGGTGCGGGGCGTGGAGGGCGTGGCGGACCTCCTGCGCCTGCTCGGGCCGCTGAGCACGGAGGAGGTCGCACAGCGCATGCGGGCGGAGGACGGGGCGACCGCCTCGGACGAGGAACCCCTGCCCGACGCCCTCCCGCACGCTTCGCTCACCGAGGCGACCGCGCATCTCGCCGCGCTGGTCGAGACGAAGCGCGCCCTCGCGGTGACGATCGCGGGCGTCGAGCGGTTCTCCGCCATCGAAGATGCCAGCCGGCTGCGCGACGCGCTCGGCGTGCCACTCCCGATCGGCGTGCCGGTCGCCTTCATCGAGCCGGTCGACGATCCGCTCGGCGACCTGGTCAGCCGGTTCGCACGCACCCACGGTCCCTTCGAGACCGCGGACGTCGCCACCCGGTTCGGGCTCGGCACCGCGATCGTCCACGACGCCCTCCGCCGCCTCGCGCACGACGGACGGGTCGTCGAAGGCGAGTTCCGGCCGCACGCCCACGGCAGCGAGTGGAGCGACGCCGAGGTGCTCCGCCGGCTGCGGCGGATGTCGCTCGCGGCCCTCCGCCACGAGGTCGAGCCGGTCGACACGGCGACGTTCGCGCGGTTCCTTCCGGACTGGCAGCACGTCGGCTCCACCCTGCGCGGGGTGGATGCGGTCGCCTCCGTGGTCGAACAGCTCGCGGGGGCGCGCATCCCGGCGTCGGCGTGGGAGTCGCTCGTGCTGCCCAGCCGTGTCGCCGACTACAGCCCGACGATGCTCGACGAGCTGACGGCGACCGGTGAGGTGATCTGGGCGGGCGACGGGTCGCTCCCGGGGTCGGACGGCTGGGTGAGCCTCCACCTCGCGGACTCCGCCCCCCTCACGCTCGCGCCTCCGGGCGAGCACGAACCGGACGAGCTGCAGCGGGCGGCGCTCGACGCGCTGTCCCGCGGCGGCGGATTCTTCTTCCGCCAGCTGTCGGACGCGCTCGGCGCTGCGGCGGGCGAGCCGGTCGACGACTCAGCGCTCGTCACCGCGCTCTGGGACCTCGTCTGGGCGGGGCTGGTCACGAACGACACGCTCGCGCCGCTCCGCACGCTCACCGGGAGCGGGTCCGGCGCGCACAAGCGCCCCCGTCAGCCCGCGCGTGCGCGCATGTACCGCGGTCGCGCTGCCGCCCGGTCGGCGATGGTGACACGCATGGGGCCGCCGACGGTCGCCGGCCGCTGGTCCCTGCTGCCCGAGCGCGACCTCGACTCCACGGTGCGGGCGCATGGACAGGCGGAGACGCTGCTCGATCGCTACGGCGTCGTGACGCGCGGCTCCGTCATGAACGAGGGGACGCCCGGCGGGTTCGCCCTCGCCTACAAGGTGCTCAGCGGCTTCGAGGAGACGGGACGCGCGCGGCGCGGCTACTTCGTCGAGACGCTCGGCGCCGCCCAGTTCGCCACCGGTGCGACGGTCGACCGGATGCGCGGCTTCACCCGCGACCCGCTGCAAGAGCGCGCCTACGCCGCGGTCGCCCTCGCCGCGACGGACCCGGCCAACCCGTACGGAGCGGCGCTCCCGTGGCCGGCCGCCCCGGGCGAGACCGGCACCGGGCACCGCCCGGGACGCAAGGCGGGCGCGCTCGTCGTGCTCGTCGACGGCGAGCTGGCGCTCTACGTCGAGCGCGGCGGCAAGAGCCTGCTCTCGTTCGTGGACCCCGAGGCGCCCGCGAGCCCCCTCGCGCTCGCCTCCGCCTCTCGTGCACTCGCGGCGCTCGTCACCGGGCGCCGTGTCGACAAGCTGGCCGTCGAGACGGTCAACGGGGCCTTCGTGCTCGGGACGCCGACCGGCGACGCGCTCGCCGAGGCCGGCTTCCTCCCCATCCCACGCGGTCTGCGGCTGCGATCATGA
- a CDS encoding MarR family winged helix-turn-helix transcriptional regulator: MPTARTRPDPRKLSADEEELFHAFYLMRRGFDRTLDAQLQRDDGISISELEVLMALVRSPGRRLRVRDLVALTGWEKSRVSHQVTRMAGRGLVERQDCAEDRRASWIQLTGDGRRVVVRALPQHTKTIRRILYDAITPEQQETLLEISQRMTAAMEAALDGAGADCTEATTD, encoded by the coding sequence ATGCCCACCGCGCGCACCCGGCCAGACCCGCGCAAGCTCAGCGCCGACGAAGAAGAGCTCTTCCACGCGTTCTATCTGATGCGCCGCGGCTTCGACCGAACCCTCGATGCGCAGCTGCAGCGCGACGACGGCATCTCCATCTCCGAGCTCGAGGTGCTGATGGCCCTCGTCCGCTCCCCCGGCCGGCGCCTGCGCGTGCGTGATCTGGTGGCCCTCACCGGCTGGGAGAAGAGCCGTGTCTCGCACCAGGTGACGCGGATGGCGGGTCGCGGGCTGGTGGAGCGGCAGGACTGCGCGGAGGACCGCCGGGCCAGCTGGATCCAGCTGACCGGGGACGGCCGTCGCGTCGTCGTCCGTGCACTGCCGCAGCACACGAAGACCATCCGCCGCATCCTCTACGACGCGATCACGCCCGAGCAGCAGGAGACGCTGCTGGAGATCTCGCAGCGGATGACGGCGGCGATGGAGGCCGCGCTCGACGGTGCAGGCGCGGACTGCACCGAGGCGACGACGGACTGA
- a CDS encoding alpha/beta hydrolase gives MPLPTPELRIDRDAVLWSAGEKDRGGRPLLVLLHGYGSDEADLFGISAYLPLEPVIASLRAPIPEGPGFAWFSRFTNVTTDPLAGNADAAARAVLDWLDEQPVTPTGLLGFSQGGAMALQLLRLAPERFDYAVQLSGFMVQGEHAGDADLAREPVPVFWGRGTHDDTIPPSAVDRTARWLPGHSALDARIYEGLGHGISSIELGDISTFIRAQLTR, from the coding sequence GTGCCTCTTCCCACACCCGAACTCCGCATCGACCGCGATGCCGTCCTCTGGTCGGCCGGCGAGAAGGACAGAGGGGGCCGCCCCCTCCTCGTCCTCTTGCACGGCTACGGATCGGACGAAGCCGACCTGTTCGGGATCTCCGCCTATCTGCCTCTGGAGCCCGTGATCGCGTCTCTGCGCGCTCCCATCCCCGAGGGGCCCGGTTTCGCGTGGTTCTCGCGCTTCACCAACGTGACGACCGACCCGCTCGCGGGGAACGCCGACGCCGCCGCGCGCGCGGTCCTCGACTGGCTCGACGAGCAGCCCGTGACCCCGACCGGCCTGCTCGGCTTCTCGCAAGGCGGTGCCATGGCGCTGCAGCTGCTGCGGCTCGCACCCGAGCGCTTCGACTACGCCGTGCAGCTGTCGGGCTTCATGGTGCAGGGCGAGCACGCCGGCGACGCCGACCTGGCGCGCGAGCCGGTCCCGGTGTTCTGGGGACGCGGCACGCACGACGACACCATCCCGCCCTCGGCCGTCGATCGCACGGCCCGCTGGCTGCCCGGGCACTCGGCCCTCGACGCCCGCATCTACGAAGGTCTCGGCCACGGCATCTCGTCGATCGAGCTCGGCGACATCTCCACGTTCATCCGTGCACAGCTGACGCGCTGA
- a CDS encoding TetR/AcrR family transcriptional regulator: MPRAGLNRAAVTAVALDLVDQGGVAGFDRLTLAAVASRAGVAVPSLYKHVQSLDDLRRVVATEAVGELTRALAAATIGRSGEDAVRSAATAVRAYARAHPGRYAATQVAPHLADPADAELVARADETIQVLAAVIRGFGLPDDAQIDAIRILRSALHGFLSLELGGGFGLPDDLDRTFDRLVTGLVAALAAQANA; encoded by the coding sequence GTGCCTAGGGCAGGCCTCAACCGCGCCGCCGTCACCGCCGTCGCCCTCGACCTCGTCGACCAGGGCGGTGTCGCAGGCTTCGATCGGCTGACCCTCGCCGCTGTCGCCTCCCGGGCCGGGGTCGCCGTGCCCAGCCTCTACAAGCACGTCCAGTCCCTCGACGACCTGCGCCGCGTGGTCGCCACGGAGGCGGTGGGCGAGCTCACGCGGGCACTCGCCGCCGCGACCATCGGCCGCTCGGGGGAGGACGCGGTGCGTTCGGCGGCCACCGCCGTGCGCGCTTACGCGCGTGCCCACCCCGGCCGGTACGCAGCCACCCAGGTCGCCCCGCACCTCGCCGACCCCGCCGACGCCGAGCTCGTCGCCCGTGCCGACGAGACCATCCAGGTGCTCGCCGCCGTCATCCGCGGCTTCGGCCTCCCCGACGACGCGCAGATCGATGCCATCCGCATCCTCCGCAGCGCCCTCCACGGGTTCCTCAGCCTCGAGCTCGGCGGCGGCTTCGGCCTCCCCGACGACCTCGACCGCACGTTCGACCGCCTCGTCACCGGCCTGGTCGCAGCCCTGGCCGCCCAAGCGAACGCTTAG
- a CDS encoding TetR family transcriptional regulator, which translates to MPTEPFERARSADAKRAREQAILQAARGEAQKRGIREITLTDIADAVGMHKSGLLRYFETREQIFLRLTAEEWRSWAEWLLPLLSSWRSASPLRLAAALSDTLVSRPLFCDLLAHTPLNLERNVSVDTVREFKLDVHTHVEAIAGELRRLRPGLTEPQAIDVIATATSMAGAQWQMATPGPELQALYRSDPRLRHAIVEVGPRLTRVLTALLTGMAAAD; encoded by the coding sequence ATGCCGACCGAACCGTTCGAACGCGCCCGCTCCGCCGACGCCAAGCGGGCACGCGAGCAGGCGATCCTGCAGGCTGCGCGCGGGGAGGCGCAGAAGCGGGGCATCCGGGAGATCACGCTCACCGACATCGCGGACGCCGTGGGGATGCACAAGTCGGGGCTGCTCCGCTACTTCGAGACGCGCGAGCAGATCTTCCTGCGACTCACGGCGGAGGAGTGGCGGTCCTGGGCGGAATGGCTCCTGCCACTGCTCTCGTCATGGCGGAGCGCGAGCCCGCTGCGATTGGCCGCGGCACTGAGCGACACGCTCGTCTCGCGCCCCCTGTTCTGCGATCTGCTCGCCCACACGCCCCTCAACCTCGAACGCAATGTGTCCGTCGACACCGTGCGCGAGTTCAAGCTCGACGTGCACACGCACGTCGAGGCGATCGCCGGGGAACTGCGACGGCTGCGCCCGGGACTCACCGAGCCGCAGGCGATCGACGTGATCGCGACGGCCACCAGCATGGCGGGCGCCCAGTGGCAGATGGCGACGCCCGGCCCCGAGCTGCAAGCGCTCTACCGCAGCGACCCGCGGCTGCGGCACGCGATCGTCGAGGTCGGCCCGCGACTGACGCGCGTGCTGACGGCGCTGCTGACGGGGATGGCCGCTGCGGACTGA